From a single Nicotiana tabacum cultivar K326 chromosome 8, ASM71507v2, whole genome shotgun sequence genomic region:
- the LOC107824450 gene encoding 3-hydroxyisobutyryl-CoA hydrolase-like protein 5 isoform X2, with translation MAQAMLKPNQEVVIAEEVGRVRVLTLNSPNQLNVISIKVALVLGQKLEKIEKDDNAQLVIIKGVGRALSVGGNLKHIYDGRKTRDSCIEGIYRMHWLCYHIHTYKKPQVALVHGMCMGGGGSLMVPMKFSVVTEKSYFSTPETRFGYHPDCGFSYMLSRLPGRLGEYLGLTGAKLKGKEIVAAGLATHFVPFDKLVCLEKSLLSLTTGEEKAIRSAIEEFSTEVEIDERSILNKLSIINDCFSKDSMEDIMKSLEVEARKVGNDWIVAVLGSLKRSSPTGLKITLRSIREGRKLTLSECLKQEFRLSINIFGTIISSDIYEGIRAITIDKDNSPKWYLPTLEKVKDEQLNMIFKPFEEHLELQIPDKEEFRWDGKYENSVYYQLNQERNQRGISQSIALGTDRKQSAL, from the exons ATGGCTCAAGCAATGCTAAAACCAAATCAAGAG GTTGTTATTGCTGAGGAAGTTGGTCGTGTTAGAGTGCTCACTTTAAATAGTCCTAACCAATTAAATGTCATCTCTATAAAAGTG GCATTGGTACTAGGACAAAAACTCGAGAAAATTGAGAAAGATGACAATGCACAACTTGTTATCATCAAG GGAGTCGGCCGAGCTTTATCTGTTGGTGGGAACTTGAAACATATTTATGATGGCAGAAAGACAA GGGATTCTTGCATTGAAGGTATTTATAGAATGCATTGGCTTTGCTACCACATTCATACATACAAGAAACCACAG GTTGCTCTTGTTCATGGAATGTGTATGGGGGGAGGTGGATCTTTAATGGTGCCAATGAAGTTCTCTGTTGTCACTGAAAAATCA TATTTTTCGACTCCTGAAACAAGATTTGGATACCATCCAGACTGTGGCTTCTCATATATGCTTTCACGACTTCCTGGTCGACTTG GAGAATACTTGGGCTTAACAGGTGCAAAGCTGAAGGGTAAAGAAATTGTTGCTGCTGGACTTGCcactcattttgttccttttgat AAATTGGTTTGCTTGGAGAAGAGCTTGTTGAGCTTAACAACTGGAGAAGAGAAGGCTATCAGATCAGCCATTGAAGAATTCTCAACAGAAGTTGAGATAGATGAAAGAAGTATCTTGAACAA GCTTTCCATAATCAATGACTGCTTTTCCAAGGATTCCATGGAGGACATTATGAAATCACTT GAAGTTGAAGCAAGGAAGGTAGGAAATGATTGGATTGTAGCAGTGCTCGGAAGCCTAAAAAGATCATCCCCAACCGGATTGAAAATAACACTCAGATCG ATTCGAGAAGGAAGAAAACTAACATTGTCTGAATGCCTCAAGCAAGAATTTAGACTTTCAATAAACATATTCGGAACAATCATATCTAGCGATATCTATGAG gGCATACGGGCTATCACAATTGACAAGGATAATTCTCCAAAG TGGTACCTTCCAACTCTTGAGAAGGTGAAAGATGAGCAACTCAACATGATTTTCAAGCCATTTGAAGAACATTTGGAGCTCCAAATTCCAGACAAAGAAGAGTTCAG GTGGGATGGAAAATATGAAAATTCAGTATATTATCAACTTAACCAAGAGAGGAATCAAAGAGGAATATCCCAATCAATTGCTCTTGGAACTGATCGTAAACAATCTGCATTATGA
- the LOC107824450 gene encoding 3-hydroxyisobutyryl-CoA hydrolase-like protein 5 isoform X1: MAQAMLKPNQEVVIAEEVGRVRVLTLNSPNQLNVISIKVALVLGQKLEKIEKDDNAQLVIIKGVGRALSVGGNLKHIYDGRKTRDSCIEGIYRMHWLCYHIHTYKKPQVALVHGMCMGGGGSLMVPMKFSVVTEKSVSIHIHYFSTPETRFGYHPDCGFSYMLSRLPGRLGEYLGLTGAKLKGKEIVAAGLATHFVPFDKLVCLEKSLLSLTTGEEKAIRSAIEEFSTEVEIDERSILNKLSIINDCFSKDSMEDIMKSLEVEARKVGNDWIVAVLGSLKRSSPTGLKITLRSIREGRKLTLSECLKQEFRLSINIFGTIISSDIYEGIRAITIDKDNSPKWYLPTLEKVKDEQLNMIFKPFEEHLELQIPDKEEFRWDGKYENSVYYQLNQERNQRGISQSIALGTDRKQSAL, translated from the exons ATGGCTCAAGCAATGCTAAAACCAAATCAAGAG GTTGTTATTGCTGAGGAAGTTGGTCGTGTTAGAGTGCTCACTTTAAATAGTCCTAACCAATTAAATGTCATCTCTATAAAAGTG GCATTGGTACTAGGACAAAAACTCGAGAAAATTGAGAAAGATGACAATGCACAACTTGTTATCATCAAG GGAGTCGGCCGAGCTTTATCTGTTGGTGGGAACTTGAAACATATTTATGATGGCAGAAAGACAA GGGATTCTTGCATTGAAGGTATTTATAGAATGCATTGGCTTTGCTACCACATTCATACATACAAGAAACCACAG GTTGCTCTTGTTCATGGAATGTGTATGGGGGGAGGTGGATCTTTAATGGTGCCAATGAAGTTCTCTGTTGTCACTGAAAAATCAGTTAGTATACACATACAT TATTTTTCGACTCCTGAAACAAGATTTGGATACCATCCAGACTGTGGCTTCTCATATATGCTTTCACGACTTCCTGGTCGACTTG GAGAATACTTGGGCTTAACAGGTGCAAAGCTGAAGGGTAAAGAAATTGTTGCTGCTGGACTTGCcactcattttgttccttttgat AAATTGGTTTGCTTGGAGAAGAGCTTGTTGAGCTTAACAACTGGAGAAGAGAAGGCTATCAGATCAGCCATTGAAGAATTCTCAACAGAAGTTGAGATAGATGAAAGAAGTATCTTGAACAA GCTTTCCATAATCAATGACTGCTTTTCCAAGGATTCCATGGAGGACATTATGAAATCACTT GAAGTTGAAGCAAGGAAGGTAGGAAATGATTGGATTGTAGCAGTGCTCGGAAGCCTAAAAAGATCATCCCCAACCGGATTGAAAATAACACTCAGATCG ATTCGAGAAGGAAGAAAACTAACATTGTCTGAATGCCTCAAGCAAGAATTTAGACTTTCAATAAACATATTCGGAACAATCATATCTAGCGATATCTATGAG gGCATACGGGCTATCACAATTGACAAGGATAATTCTCCAAAG TGGTACCTTCCAACTCTTGAGAAGGTGAAAGATGAGCAACTCAACATGATTTTCAAGCCATTTGAAGAACATTTGGAGCTCCAAATTCCAGACAAAGAAGAGTTCAG GTGGGATGGAAAATATGAAAATTCAGTATATTATCAACTTAACCAAGAGAGGAATCAAAGAGGAATATCCCAATCAATTGCTCTTGGAACTGATCGTAAACAATCTGCATTATGA